One stretch of Halichoerus grypus chromosome 8, mHalGry1.hap1.1, whole genome shotgun sequence DNA includes these proteins:
- the LOC118529641 gene encoding olfactory receptor 4F21-like — translation MGVGNNSVVSELVLVGLTSSLEMQLVLFLVFSVFYITGILGNLLIVLTVISDSHLHSPMYFLLANLSFIDMWVSSIAAPKMISDLFKERKVISFQGCIAQMFFIHVIGGTEMVLLIAMALDRYVAICRPLHYLTIMNFRTCILLLVVAWTIGIIHSLIQLVFVVNLPFCGPNEVDSFYCDLPRFIRLACTDTYRLELMVTANSGFISLGTFFILVISYIFILVIVWQRSSGGSSKALSTLSAHITVVVLFFGPCIFVYSWPFPTVPVDKFLAIFDVIITPFLNPAIYTFRNKEMKVAMRRIFSQVLSSRKLF, via the coding sequence ATGGGGGTAGGAAATAATTCGGTGGTGTCTGAGCTTGTGTTGGTGGGACTCACCAGTTCTTTGGAGATGCAGCTTGTCctatttctagttttctctgTGTTCTATATAACAGGTATTTTAGGAAACCTCCTCATTGTGCTCACAGTGATCTCTGACTCCCATTTACACTCCCCCATGTACTTCCTGCTGGCCAACCTCTCCTTTATTGACATGTGGGTTTCCTCCATTGCAGCTCCCAAGATGATTTCTGATCTTTTCAAGGAGAGAAAAGTAATCTCTTTCCAAGGCTGCATTGCTCAGATGTTCTTCATTCATGTTATTGGAGGAACTGAGATGGTTCTGCTCATTGCCATGGCCCTTGACCGTTATGTTGCCATATGCAGGCCTCTCCACTACCTGACCATCATGAACTTCAGAACTTGTATTTTACTCTTGGTGGTGGCCTGGACCATTGGAATCATCCACTCATTGATCCAACTTGTATTTGTTGTAAACCTGCCATTTTGTGGCCCCAATGAAGTGGACAGCTTTTACTGTGATCTTCCTCGATTTATTAGGCTTGCCTGCACAGACACTTACAGATTGGAGCTCATGGTCACTGCCAATAGTGGTTTCATCTCTCTGGgaacttttttcattttggttatttccTATATCTTCATCTTGGTCATTGTTTGGCAACGTTCTTCAGGGGGCTCGTCCAAGGCTCTCTCTACTCTGTCAGCTCACATCACAGTTGTGGTCTTATTTTTTGGTCCATGTATTTTCGTATACTCATGGCCATTTCCCACAGTGCCGGTGGATAAGTTCCTTGCCATTTTTGATGTAATTATTACCCCATTTCTGAACCCTGCCATCTATACTTTTAGGAATAAAGAGATGAAAGTGGCAATGAGGAGGATATTCAGTCAGGTGTTGAGCTCCAGGAAGCTGTTTTAA
- the LOC118529640 gene encoding olfactory receptor 4F3/4F16/4F29-like, with the protein MDGGNHSVVSEFLLLGLTSSWEIQILLFLFFTIFYIASMLGNLLIVLTIISDHHLHSPMYFLLANLSIIDTGVSSIASPKMIYDLFRKHKVISLTGCITQMFFIHTVGGTEMVLLIVMAYDRYIAICKPLHYLTIMSLRMCIALLAVAWTIGLIHSVAQLAFVVNLPFCGPNKMDSFYCDFPRFIKLACVDTYRLEFLVTANSGFISMGTFFILIVSYIFILVTVRKHSSGGSSKALSTLSAHITVVVFFFGPCIIVYVWPFPTLPIDKFLAIFDALITPFMNPVIYTFRNKEMKMAMRRLFGKILSFRESSFMTNQSHPDSS; encoded by the coding sequence ATGGATGGAGGAAATCACTCTGTGGTGTCTGAATTTTTGTTGCTGGGACTCACCAGTTCTTGGGAGAttcagattcttctttttttgttttttactatattttacaTAGCAAGTATGCTAGGAAACCTTCTCATTGTGCTCACGATCATCTCAGACCATCACTTACATTCCCCCATGTACTTTTTGCTGGCAAATCTTTCCATCATTGACACAGGTGTTTCCAGCATTGCAAGCCCAAAGATGATTTATGATCTTTTCAGAAAACATAAAGTCATCTCCTTGACAGGGTGCATTACTCAGATGTTCTTTATTCACACTGTTGGGGGTACGGAGATGGTGCTGCTTATAGTCATGGCCTATGACCGATACATTGCTATCTGTAAGCCCCTCCACTACCTGACCATTATGAGCCTAAGAATGTGCATTGCTCTTTTGGCTGTTGCTTGGACCATTGGACTCATCCATTCTGTGGCCCAACTGGCTTTTGTTGTAAACTTGCCCTTTTGTGGTCCCAACAAAATGGATAGTTTTTATTGTGATTTTCCTCGGTTCATCAAACTTGCATGTGTAGACACATACAGACTGGAATTCCTGGTCACCGCCAACAGTGGTTTCATCTCCATGGGCACCTTCTTCATCTTGATTGTGTCTTACATCTTCATCCTGGTCACTGTTCGAAAACATTCTTCAGGTGGTTCATCCAAGGCCCTCTCCACTCTCTCTGCTCACATCACTGTGGTGGTCTTTTTCTTTGGTCCTTGCATTATTGTCTATGTGTGGCCATTCCCTACCTTACCCATAGATAAATTTTTAGCCATCTTTGATGCCCTTATCACTCCTTTTATGAATCCTGTTATCTATACATTCAGAAATAAGGAGATGAAAATGGCAATGAGGAGACTATTTGGTAAGATTCTAAGTTTCAGGGAGAGTTCTTTCATGACCAATCAAAGCCATCCAGATTCATCTTGA